CGGGGCACCTCCGGGCTATGTTGGTTTTGATCAGGGTGGGCAGCTCACAGATGCTGTTCGTAAACATCCGCACGCTGTAGTTCTGCTTGATGAAATTGAAAAAGCGCATCCAGATATCTTTAATATTCTTTTGCAGGTTATGGATTATGCGACCTTGACAGATAACTCCGGTCGTAAAGCAGACTTCCGCAATATTATTCTTATCATGACTTCCAACGCCGGTGCCCGTGAAATGGTAGCAAAATCCATTGGGTTTGGCACACAGGGGAAAGTTGATGTGGCGCAGCGCGGCTTGAAAGCTGTAGAACGTACTTTTAGTCCGGAATTTAGAAACCGCCTTGATGCAATGGTTCCATTCCACGGCCTTGGTGAGTCCATTATGGAACGCATTGTAGATAAGTTTGTGGCGGAACTGGAAGACATGCTTAAATCTAAGCGGGTGCAGATTGAATTAACAGAGGCAGCGCGGAAACGTCTTGCAGCTAAAGGCTATGATGATGCTTTTGGTGCACGACCAATGCGTAGAGTAGTCAGAACAGGGCTTGAAGATGCCATCGCACATGAAGTTCTTTTTGGTGACTTGCAAAAAGGCGGTATAGCTACTGTTGATGTTAAGGATGTAAAAGCACCACAGGATGCAGAAGATCTTGGCTTGAGTCTGACATTCCTGCCGTTGAGTTCTAAAAAGAAAAAGTAACTGCGGTTGTGTGAGGCTTAGGCAACGTTTTAAAATAGCAATTATGACAGTTTATTTACTTTCAGATGATGATGTCGCCTTCCCCAACCCTGCATTAGCAGATGGGGAAGGACTTCTTGCCGTTGGCGGTGATTTATGTATGGAGCGTCTTATCAATGGATATGCCAACGGTATTTTTCCTTGGTATGATGATGACTCTCCTATCCTTTGGTGGTCTCCGGATCCACGTTTTGTCCTTTATCCTAAAGAATTGCATATTCCACGCAGTTTACGTCGAGTTATAAATTCGCGTAAATTTACTATCAAAATTGATACTGCCTTTGAAAAAGTTATTCGGAATTGTGCTACGTCACAGCGCCCTGATGAAGAAGGCACATGGATTGTAGAAGAGATGATACAAGCTTACTGCGAGTTGAACGATGCAGGGTTAGCACACTCTATCGAAACATGGCGTGATGATGAACTTGTAGGTGGACTTTATGGAGTCTCTTTGGGGAAGGTCTTTTATGGTGAGTCCATGTTTTTCAAGGAGTCAGACGCGTCAAAAGTTGCTCTTGTATGGCTCGCCCGATTGCTTGTTGCGGCGGGGTTTGAGATGATAGACTGTCAACAGGTGACAGACAATCTTGAACGTTTTGGTGCAGTCGCTATCTCACGCGAAGAGTTCTTGAAGAAGCTTCATAACGCACTGGAAGCACAGACTATTCAAGGGCAATGGATGTTTCCTGAAGAGTTTTTTCCGTTATAATTTAAAAAATCCCTGTTCGTTAGAACAGGGATTTTTTAACATACACGGAAGCTTGATGTTTAAGGCTAAATGACATTCGGCTCATGCTGGTCCAGATCGTAGAACCCTCTAAAATTAAACGGTAAAGGGTATTCATGCACTTTATCGAACTTAATGAAGCCCATGCTTTTTCCTTCAGGTATGGAGGCAAGAGGCATGGTGCCTTGCGGAACAGGAAAAGAGAGTGGAGCTGCGAAAATACCTTCAAGTCTGGTCTGGTATCGCTCTTCAAGATAACTAATAATCATATCCCGTTCTTCTTTGGTAAAACTTTCGAGTATCATCTCTTTGGTGTCCTCAAGTGTACCGGTAAGGTCGGGGCTAAGTTTCTGTTTTTCATAATCTGTATCTATGCAGCGAAGTAGATTTGTGTCTTGTCGTTCTTCTTCAGGAATGTCAGAACGGAACAGATGTACTTCTACATGCTTGCGTCCCTTGAAGCTACGTATGACTATTGTCATGGCGTAGATTCTATCAATGGGGGTGTTACCGGGGGCAGAGACAATTTCTTTCTGCATATGGTTCCCTCCGCGGAAACTGATATTATCTATATTTCTGCATGTTATGTGATTGTTCACGTAGCTGCAACAGAGTGATTAATTTTTTGTTTTACTATAGTTCCGGTAGTGTTAAGTCGAAAGCTATGTGAGCATCCGTCTACCATTTCGTGATATTGTCGTTGAATATAATAAGAGGAAGTAATGCAGGATACGCTGTTTACATTAGAAACTTCATTCACCCCGCAAGGTGATCAGCCACAAGCTATTGAAGAGCTGACAACGAACTTGGAGCAAGGTGTGCAGGATCAGATCCTGCTCGGAGTTACCGGTTCCGGTAAAACCTTTTCAGTTGCACAGACCATTGCCCGTGTTCAACGTCCTGCGCTTATTCTTGCGCCAAACAAGACATTGGCGGCGCAGCTGTATAATGAATTTAAAGAATTATTCCCGCATAATGCGGTTGAATATTTTGTAAGTTATTATGACTATTATCAGCCGGAAGCCTATGTTCCGTCGTCTGATACGTATATTGAAAAAGATTCATCTATCAACGATAACATCGATAAATTACGCCATGCTGCGACGCATGCGTTGCTTACTCGTCGTGACGTAATCATTATTGCATCGGTGTCCTGCATTTATGGTCTTGGCTCTCCAGAATACTATGCAAAGTTGGTTATTCCTGTAGAGGTGGGGCAGGCTCTCTCTATGGATGAGATCATTACACGTCTTGTGGAAGTTCAGTATGAGCGCAATGACTATGACTTCCACCGCGGTACGTTCAGAGTGCGTGGGGATGTGTTGGAAATAATTCCGGCGTACCACCATGAAAAGGCGTTACGGATAGAATTTTTTGGTGATGATATCGATGCAATGCATGAGATTGATCCTATTACAGGTAATATTCTCGGAAGTATCGGAAAAACTGTCATTTATCCTGCAAGTCACTATGTATCAGACAAGGACAATTTAAAGCGTGCTGTTTCTGATATCCGTGAAGAGTTACAAGTTCGACTTGCAGAGTTCAAGGCTCAGAATAAACTTGTGGAAGCGCAGCGGTTGGAACAACGTACGATGCTTGATCTCGAAATGATCGAAGAAATGGGCTATTGTACAGGTATTGAAAATTACTCTCGCCATCTGGATTGCCGTAAAGAAGGTGATCCTCCAGCGTGTTTGCTTGATTACTTTCCTAAAGATTTTTTATTATTTATTGATGAAAGCCATATTACGGTTTCTCAGGTCGGGGCAATGTACAAAGGGGACCGCTCCCGTAAAAGTACTCTTGTTGACTTTGGTTTCCGTCTTCCTTCTGCTTTGGATAACCGTCCACTTGAATTTAATGAATTTCTGGAACGGATAGGGCAGACGGTATACGTTTCTGCAACTCCCGGTAAATGGGAGCTTGAGCGAACTCAGGGGCTTGTTGTCGAACAGATTATTCGTCCTACAGGGCTTGTTGATCCACAGCTTGAAGTTCGTCCAACAAAAGGTCAGATGGAGGATTTGTTAGGGGAGTGTAAGCAGCGTATTGCTAAGAATGAACGTGTACTTGTTACAACTCTTACAAAACGTATGGCTGAAGACCTAACCGAGTACTTTAAGAGTATGGGCGTGAGTACCCGTTATCTGCACTCTGACATTGATACTATGGAACGTATGGCAATTATTCAGGCATTGCGTAGAAAAGAGTGCGATGTGTTAGTTGGAATTAACTTGTTGCGAGAAGGTCTTGATATACCGGAAGTTTCTTTGGTAGCAATACTCGATGCGGACAAGGAAGGTTTCTTGCGTTCTGTAGGTTCACTTATTCAGACTTTTGGTCGTGCTGCACGTAATGCCAGTGGTAGGGTTATCATGTATGCTGATACTATTACCAAGAGTATGAAAGCGGCAATGGGTGAAACGGAACGCAGACGTGAAAAGCAGGAGGCTTTTAACATAGAGCACGGTATTGTTCCGCAAACAATTATGAAACGTATTGATACGCCGTTTGATTCAATTGCTCCTAATGCTGCTGAGGCAGATAAAGGCAAGAAAGGTAAAAAGGGCGTGGCTATTGCGCCGGAGATTGAACAGGATCCTAAAAAACTGGCTAAGATGATAGCTAAGCTTGAACGTGAAATGCGTGAAGCGGCAAAAGAGCTTGAGTTTGAAAAAGCTGCAGAATTAAGAGATCAAATTCATATCCTTCGGGAACGTCTGCTTGAAACTGGTTAATCTGGGGAAATGCATGAAGTTGTTTTCCAAGTCTTTTGTTGGCCGTCTTGTTCGTCTACGAAATCAGTTGGGAGTCTTCTGGCCTCTGATGGTCAGTCAGATTTCTATACTCGGTGTCGTTGCATTAGCTGTGTACGGCTATATGGAGCTTGAGGGATGGTCCATGGCTGACGCTGTCTACATGGTGGTCATTACGCTTTCCACAGTAGGCTTTGGTGAGGTTCAGCCTCTGTCCCCTGCAGGACGTATTTTAACTTCTTTCCTCATTCTGGCTGGTGTTGGTAACTTTGCTTTTATTCTGGGTGCATTTTCCCAATTATTGGTTGAAGGGAAGTTTTTTCACATTATCGGGAGCCGCAGGGTGCTTAAAACAATCAGCAAACTTAAAGATCATTGTGTCGTCTGTGGCTATGGCCGCATAGGCTCGGTTGTGGTGAAGGAAATTATCGCAGAGGGGCAAGACGTAGTTGTTATTGAAAACGATCCGGAAATGGTACAGCATCTTCAAGAAGAAGGTACGTTATACATAGATGGAGATGCCACCTCTGATGACGTGCTTGTCCAGTCCGGTATTGCGAATGCAAAAAGTCTTATTACTGCATTATCCGAAGATGCCGCGAATGTTTATGTTGTGCTGAGTGCGCGGGAGATGAATCAGGAACTGTATATTGTTTCAAGAGCCAGTTCTCATGAACGTGTAAGCAAGCTGAAGCAGGCAGGTGCAGATTCTGTAATTCTTCCAAACCATATCGGTGGGTTACGACTTGCGCAGTCTGTGCTTCGTCCGACTGTGACGAGCTTTATGGAACTGGCAAATAGAAGAAGCACAATAGATATCCAGATGGAAGAGCTTACTATACGCGAAGGCTCGTCCCTTGTAGGTAAAGATCTTATTGAATCGGAGCTTCGCCCTAAATTTAACCTCATTGTTATCGCCATTAAGAAACAGGGGCAGGATATGATTTTTAACCCTGATGGTAAAACCGTGTTGGACGCAGGGAATACAATTGTTGCTGTTGGTGCAAAGGAAAAACTAGATGAATTTGCACAGCTTTTATAAAAAGTATTGAGCATCAGTTGATAACGGGCTGAGATGTGCTGAAAATTTTGTGTGTTTATAAATATAAACACAGTGAGAGTTTAGTACCGTCGCGGACATATGTTTTTGATAATCCGTAATTATGAGTGTAGAAGATTGTGGTGTCTCACTGTATTCTGCACTCATTTTTTGTATGTAAAAAAGCGTCAAATCTGAGAGAATTCCCATTTGAACGGGGACAATACACTGGACAATAAAGAGTAAGAAAAGTATCCAGCGGTTCTAAAAAAAACTCAACGCAAGGGCCGTTATGTTGTACAAATGTACAGCACTTACTTAGCCTGAGTTTCTAAGATTTTGTAAATAAAGCTGCAAGTCTCCTTGCACAGATAAAATAAGGTGTCGCATGTCCGATTCTACCACGTTGTCTTTCAATGAAGCTCAAGAGAGAGTTTTCCACCTTCGTAAGGAACTCGAGCACCATAGCTATTTGTATTACGTTCAGGATGCTCCTGAAATAACAGATGCTGAATATGATGTTCTTTTTCTGGAACTGAAAGGGCTTGAAGAAGCATATCCCGAACTGCTTACTTCTGACTCTCCCACTATGAAGGTTGGTGGAGAAGTTCTTCCAAGTTTACAGTCTCAAGAACACACCTTACGCATGTATAGTCTTGATAACGCGTTCAGCGGGGAAGAATTTTTTGCGTTTGTGGACCGTATTAAACGCCAACAGGCTGATGCAGACCTGTCTTTTTGGATTGATCCTAAAATGGACGGACTCGCTATGGAGATCATTTATGAGAATGGCTCCTTTACCGCGGCACTGACTCGAGGCGATGGAACTGTCGGTGAAGTTGTAACCCACACGGTCCGTACCATTAAAAACGTTCCCTTGCGACTGCGTGGCGAGAATCCTCCGACCCGGCTGGAAGTTCGTGGTGAAGTCGTTATCAGACGCGATGCCTTTGCTAAGCTGAATGAGACTCAGCGCAAGTATGGTAAGAAGGTTTTTGCTAACCCGCGTAACGCTGCGGCGGGGTCTGTTCGTCAGCTGGATTCTTCGGTAGCGGCTGAACGTCCACTTATGTTTCTTGCTTACGGTGTAGGTGTGGTAGAGTGGGAGAATGAGGGACAGGAGTGGACTACCCAGAAAGCGATTATTAATGGCTTGTCCGACTTAGGTTTTACGGTACCACCGGAAGCACAGCTTTGCGGGAGTCCCGAGGACGTAAATGCCTTATTCGAACAGTTGCGAGAAAAGCGTGATACATTGCCGTTTGAAATTGACGGCATGGTAGCAAAACTGAACGATCTGGAGTTGCAAAGATCGCTCGGCTTTACTGCCAGATTTCCCCGCTGGGCAATTGCCTTCAAATTTCCTGCTCAGCAAGCAGTGACTAGGTTAGAAGAAATTACTATTCAGGTTGGCCGCACAGGAGTGTTAACACCGGTAGCCATTCTTGAGCCTGTAGAAGTCGGCGGTGTTGTTGTGTCCCGTGCAACTCTGCATAACGAAGACGAAATTCAGGCAAAAGGGCTTATGGAAGGGGATATGGTCATCGTTCAGCGCGCTGGAGATGTTATCCCTGAGGTTGTTCGTGCGTTGGTAGAAAAGCGTACCGGATCAGAAAGAGCGTTTACGTTTCCTAGAAAATGTCCTGTCTGTAATTCTGACGCCGTACGGGAAGAGGGTGAGGCTGCATGGCGTTGTATTAACGTAACTTGTCCCGCAGTTGTTAAACGTTCTATTGTGCACTTTGTATCTAAGGCTGGACTGGATATTCAAGGCGTCGGTAAAAGTTGGGTAGAGAAGCTTGTAGATAAAGGCATGGTTAACGATCCAGTTGACTTGTTTGAAGTGAAGCGGCTTGATTTAATGCAGTTTGAAGGAATGGGGCCTGTTTCTGCACAAAAATTTGTTACCGCACTTGCAGATGTTAAAAAGACAGCGCCTTTGTCCCGTTTTATCTGTGCATTAGGAATTCGCCATGTAGGTGAACAGACTGGCAAGGTTTTGGCAAAAACGTATAAAGATTTAGACGCGCTTGCTCATGCGAATGTTACAGAGCTTCAGGAGCTTCCAGACGTAGGTGCAGAGATTGCTGAATCTATAGTCGACTTTTTCGATAACGAAGCTAACAAGGCGATGCTGGAGCGTTTTAAAGCTATCGGGTTAGACCCTAAGCAGGAAGAATCTGTAGTCATCGATGAAGATCATCCTTTTGCAGGTAAGACAGTTGTTTTTACCGGCTCACTGACAACAAAGCGTGCTGATGCTAAGGAAATGGCAGAAAGTGTAGGCGCAAAGGTTGTGGGAAGTGTTTCTAAAAAACTCGATTACCTTATAGTTGGTGAAAACGCAGGGAGCAAGCTTGCAAAAGCAGAGCAACTCGGGATAACAATTTTAACGGAAGATGAGTTCTTAGCAATGTATAAGGGTAATTCTTCAACACAAAATGTGGACTCTGAAGCTGTGGCGGCAGCAGACGAAACGTCTTCAGGTATCGAAGAATTATTACAGGAAACTGCGGATATTTCTGTTACAAAAAATGAAGAGAGAAAAGATGTTGCGGCGGAGTCTGCTGCGCTAGATGACGCATCTATTGTAACGGAACAGAATATCGTAAAAGAGTCAGTGAAGGACGAATCTTCTCAAGAGATTAAAGATACTGAAAAAGAAAAAACTGCAAAAAAACAAAAGGTAAAGACGAGGAAGAATGAATCTCCTATCACTTTACCTGGTATTAAATAACGTACTCTCTTTTATCGGGATCAAGGGGGGAACCTCCCTTGCGGGTGCAGTGCAGAGCCTGCCCGCCGGAGGCAAAAAATTATCGGAGAAATAACATGAGTGTATCTATAGTTGTAATGGGTGCTAATGGTCGTATGGGTGCAACCATTGCGCGCATGGCGCAGGATAGCGATAAATATGAGCTTGCCGCAGTTGTAGGAAGAAAGGAACACGAAGAGCGTCTTAATATTTGGGGCTGCGAGGTTTCAAATGATCTTGATGTTGTTCTTGATAAAATTGACAATGCTGTTGTTATCGATTTTACCGTTCCTGCTGCAAGCTTGGCTAATGCTAAGATCGCGGCAAAACATAATACTCCGATTGTAATGGGAACCACTGGTTTTACTATTGAAGAGCGAGCACAGCTTGAAGAGTTGGCTAAAACATCTCCTATGTTTTGGGCACCAAACACAAGTGTAGGTATTTCTGCTCTTACCCAAATTTTGCCTGAACTTATTAAGATCCTCGGTGAAGATTACGATCTCGAAATGGTAGAATTGCACCATAACAAAAAGAAAGATTCTCCAAGCGGCACGGCAATGCGTCTTGCAGAATGCCTTGCGGAAGCTAAAAAATGGGATCTTGATAAAGTCGCCAACTATCATCGTGAAGGTATAATTGGCGAACGTCCTAAAGAAGAAATCGGTATACAGACTATTCGTGGTGGTGACGTTGTGGGTGTTCATACTGTATATGCAATGGGGCCGGGTGAGCGCATTGAAGTAACGCACCATGCGCATTCCCGTGAAACGTTTGCGGCTGGCGCCCTTCGGGCTGCATACTGGCTTGCAGGACGTGATGCAGGAAAACTTTATTCTATGTCGGATATTATCTAATGAAAGTAGCGCTTCTTCAGCTGAATCCTGTTGTGGGTGATGTTTCTGGCAATATCATTAAGATTGTCGAAGCAGTTAAAAAAGCTGCAAAAGACGGGGCACAACTGTGTGTGACTCCGGAATTGTCTGTGTGCGGATATCCTCCACGTGATTTGTTATTGCGTCAGGATTTTATTGATGGCTGTCAGAGCTCTCTCAAGGCATTGGCTGTAGAACTGAAAGATATGCCTCCCACCTTAGTTGGTGTGCCGATCAATAATTTGTCTAGCGTAGGTAAACCTGTGTTTAACGCTGCAGCCTTGGTGGCAAATGGAACCTATTCCATTGTAGCGCATAAAACACTGCTTCCTACCTATGATGTATTTGACGAAAACAGATATTTTGAACAAGGAAAATTACGTGGGCTTGTGACAATTAATGGACGCAAGGTCGGTGTAACCATTTGTGAAGATATTTGGAACGACAAGGCATACTGGAAGGATCGCAGGCAGTACGCGCAAAATCCGCTCGCGGCTCTTGTTGAAGATGGCGCAGAGCTCATTATCAACCTTTCAGCATCTCCCTTTACGCTTGGCAAGCAGTTTGTACGTGAGCAGATGCTTTCGTCAATGGTACATTCTTACGAACTTCCGTTCTTATATGCTAACCAGATAGGTGGAAACGACGACCTTATTTTTGCAGGTAAAAGCCTCGCTTATGCTGCAGACGGTACGCTGATAGGTAAAGGAAAATCCTTTGAAGAAGATGTACTGGTTGTAGATCTGGAAACAAAGGCTGGACGAGTTGAGCAGGAAGATGCCAGCGACGAAGCACAGGCATGGAATGCGCTGGTTCTTGGAACACGTGACTATGTGAGAAAATGTGGCTTTACAAAGGTGGTCCTCGGCCTTTCCGGCGGGGTTGATTCAGCCTTGACAGCTGCTGTTGCGGTGGAAGCTCTTGGTTCTGATAATGTAATCGGTGTGCTTATGCCGTCGCCTTACTCCAGTCAGGGTAGTGTTGACGACTCTCTTGATCTTGCAGATCGTCTTGGTATCCATACTGAGACAATTGAAATTGAGCCAATGCTTACAGCCTTCCTCAGCTCTCTTCATCCTGTCTTCAATGGTGAGGGCACAGATGTAACAGAAGAAAATCTTCAGGCGCGTATCCGTGGTAATCTGCTTATGGCAATGTCAAATAAATTTGGTGCATTGCTTTTAACCACAGGTAATAAATCCGAGTTGGCAGTAGGATATTGCACTATCTATGGTGACATGGCTGGCGGCTTGGCTGTTATTTCTGATGTGCCGAAAACTCTTGTTTGGAACGTTTGTCGTTGGGCAAACGAGCATTGCGGAAATAAAATTCCTATGGAGATTATCGAAAAAGCTCCGTCCGCAGAATTACGCCCTGATCAGAAAGATACTGACTCGTTACCGGAATACGAAGAGCTTGATGCTATTCTGCGAAAATATATTGACGAGC
This sequence is a window from Halodesulfovibrio aestuarii DSM 17919 = ATCC 29578. Protein-coding genes within it:
- the aat gene encoding leucyl/phenylalanyl-tRNA--protein transferase encodes the protein MTVYLLSDDDVAFPNPALADGEGLLAVGGDLCMERLINGYANGIFPWYDDDSPILWWSPDPRFVLYPKELHIPRSLRRVINSRKFTIKIDTAFEKVIRNCATSQRPDEEGTWIVEEMIQAYCELNDAGLAHSIETWRDDELVGGLYGVSLGKVFYGESMFFKESDASKVALVWLARLLVAAGFEMIDCQQVTDNLERFGAVAISREEFLKKLHNALEAQTIQGQWMFPEEFFPL
- the uvrB gene encoding excinuclease ABC subunit UvrB — protein: MQDTLFTLETSFTPQGDQPQAIEELTTNLEQGVQDQILLGVTGSGKTFSVAQTIARVQRPALILAPNKTLAAQLYNEFKELFPHNAVEYFVSYYDYYQPEAYVPSSDTYIEKDSSINDNIDKLRHAATHALLTRRDVIIIASVSCIYGLGSPEYYAKLVIPVEVGQALSMDEIITRLVEVQYERNDYDFHRGTFRVRGDVLEIIPAYHHEKALRIEFFGDDIDAMHEIDPITGNILGSIGKTVIYPASHYVSDKDNLKRAVSDIREELQVRLAEFKAQNKLVEAQRLEQRTMLDLEMIEEMGYCTGIENYSRHLDCRKEGDPPACLLDYFPKDFLLFIDESHITVSQVGAMYKGDRSRKSTLVDFGFRLPSALDNRPLEFNEFLERIGQTVYVSATPGKWELERTQGLVVEQIIRPTGLVDPQLEVRPTKGQMEDLLGECKQRIAKNERVLVTTLTKRMAEDLTEYFKSMGVSTRYLHSDIDTMERMAIIQALRRKECDVLVGINLLREGLDIPEVSLVAILDADKEGFLRSVGSLIQTFGRAARNASGRVIMYADTITKSMKAAMGETERRREKQEAFNIEHGIVPQTIMKRIDTPFDSIAPNAAEADKGKKGKKGVAIAPEIEQDPKKLAKMIAKLEREMREAAKELEFEKAAELRDQIHILRERLLETG
- a CDS encoding potassium channel family protein, giving the protein MKLFSKSFVGRLVRLRNQLGVFWPLMVSQISILGVVALAVYGYMELEGWSMADAVYMVVITLSTVGFGEVQPLSPAGRILTSFLILAGVGNFAFILGAFSQLLVEGKFFHIIGSRRVLKTISKLKDHCVVCGYGRIGSVVVKEIIAEGQDVVVIENDPEMVQHLQEEGTLYIDGDATSDDVLVQSGIANAKSLITALSEDAANVYVVLSAREMNQELYIVSRASSHERVSKLKQAGADSVILPNHIGGLRLAQSVLRPTVTSFMELANRRSTIDIQMEELTIREGSSLVGKDLIESELRPKFNLIVIAIKKQGQDMIFNPDGKTVLDAGNTIVAVGAKEKLDEFAQLL
- the ligA gene encoding NAD-dependent DNA ligase LigA; protein product: MSDSTTLSFNEAQERVFHLRKELEHHSYLYYVQDAPEITDAEYDVLFLELKGLEEAYPELLTSDSPTMKVGGEVLPSLQSQEHTLRMYSLDNAFSGEEFFAFVDRIKRQQADADLSFWIDPKMDGLAMEIIYENGSFTAALTRGDGTVGEVVTHTVRTIKNVPLRLRGENPPTRLEVRGEVVIRRDAFAKLNETQRKYGKKVFANPRNAAAGSVRQLDSSVAAERPLMFLAYGVGVVEWENEGQEWTTQKAIINGLSDLGFTVPPEAQLCGSPEDVNALFEQLREKRDTLPFEIDGMVAKLNDLELQRSLGFTARFPRWAIAFKFPAQQAVTRLEEITIQVGRTGVLTPVAILEPVEVGGVVVSRATLHNEDEIQAKGLMEGDMVIVQRAGDVIPEVVRALVEKRTGSERAFTFPRKCPVCNSDAVREEGEAAWRCINVTCPAVVKRSIVHFVSKAGLDIQGVGKSWVEKLVDKGMVNDPVDLFEVKRLDLMQFEGMGPVSAQKFVTALADVKKTAPLSRFICALGIRHVGEQTGKVLAKTYKDLDALAHANVTELQELPDVGAEIAESIVDFFDNEANKAMLERFKAIGLDPKQEESVVIDEDHPFAGKTVVFTGSLTTKRADAKEMAESVGAKVVGSVSKKLDYLIVGENAGSKLAKAEQLGITILTEDEFLAMYKGNSSTQNVDSEAVAAADETSSGIEELLQETADISVTKNEERKDVAAESAALDDASIVTEQNIVKESVKDESSQEIKDTEKEKTAKKQKVKTRKNESPITLPGIK
- the dapB gene encoding 4-hydroxy-tetrahydrodipicolinate reductase is translated as MSVSIVVMGANGRMGATIARMAQDSDKYELAAVVGRKEHEERLNIWGCEVSNDLDVVLDKIDNAVVIDFTVPAASLANAKIAAKHNTPIVMGTTGFTIEERAQLEELAKTSPMFWAPNTSVGISALTQILPELIKILGEDYDLEMVELHHNKKKDSPSGTAMRLAECLAEAKKWDLDKVANYHREGIIGERPKEEIGIQTIRGGDVVGVHTVYAMGPGERIEVTHHAHSRETFAAGALRAAYWLAGRDAGKLYSMSDII
- a CDS encoding NAD+ synthase, with the protein product MKVALLQLNPVVGDVSGNIIKIVEAVKKAAKDGAQLCVTPELSVCGYPPRDLLLRQDFIDGCQSSLKALAVELKDMPPTLVGVPINNLSSVGKPVFNAAALVANGTYSIVAHKTLLPTYDVFDENRYFEQGKLRGLVTINGRKVGVTICEDIWNDKAYWKDRRQYAQNPLAALVEDGAELIINLSASPFTLGKQFVREQMLSSMVHSYELPFLYANQIGGNDDLIFAGKSLAYAADGTLIGKGKSFEEDVLVVDLETKAGRVEQEDASDEAQAWNALVLGTRDYVRKCGFTKVVLGLSGGVDSALTAAVAVEALGSDNVIGVLMPSPYSSQGSVDDSLDLADRLGIHTETIEIEPMLTAFLSSLHPVFNGEGTDVTEENLQARIRGNLLMAMSNKFGALLLTTGNKSELAVGYCTIYGDMAGGLAVISDVPKTLVWNVCRWANEHCGNKIPMEIIEKAPSAELRPDQKDTDSLPEYEELDAILRKYIDERLSKEAIISQGHAPEDVEQILKLVKISEFKRRQAAPGLRITDRAFGTGWRMPVASSVRLP